A stretch of the Taeniopygia guttata chromosome 3, bTaeGut7.mat, whole genome shotgun sequence genome encodes the following:
- the LOC115494714 gene encoding uncharacterized protein, translated as MEAVGHLLHRIWLFFLLFWLGQGRQMAPPGFVESSCRSRIFWMKLNKLLLQGKFFQLEIYDPHSGPVLLDEKLASRCGYVLSEDVWGNPVLRASVLGCHVANEADELFSLTVNIKVSSFSSMRAAVTYTYPMYCSYASWASREIVCEENYMEVSVKTDVPAVSNDYTVAWMSALPETQNVAYQQWHLMFVSPSGRKRITVSDAVKLGYSFNNSLSRVYLRAPYHSNESDVSVVSGVNMNMITSTSMYRQRWLLLLIDTTVSCPVDGINFTDTTITWTVPRVIPTLVVQESTFLSKSVVMGVDDQVIVNPEEMNYLLEHNETHIRITIPTGAEGGKLESSISGGVYGVIYCINLFLEHTWTDADWQTTKYTIIKSITTPFMPQIPTVINNTVPEERLFNVAFGHFLPDVSLVAITVGNVPFSLREALHHGFKIYETPFSNGTKSFILEVSFDDPYVLKEYVNRNETKYTLLVNYTLTVGAEMTLYYHSAEVECVIADIEVPEAVGSCDEENLYLTLPTFGLHQYWDLYLGTNLLNRHLALTNGYFAATNSTHLILQIPLFAGGLIYEEVSFQKIKARFDVALRKLRTMETLQMFSISCSFNSSAFIICHPNGTIMVSAQMKTVPAIDMSKTKLRDSSCKPREYNEAHAFFKFHVTTCGTSVRFEGDHIIYENEISYEKETLPGQSIPTITRDPDYRLTVLCYYQAKETLVLGAFSRDPATSPPFGSGTMFPRSNTAAYRRVRQALNVVSRVSKDESFMEFYGPSMAILKQPMEPVFLEVELKDESLNVELYLENCWVATSPDFNSTPRWNITVDGCEINGSEFAAEFCPVPVSPRVRHPSHFKRLAVRILAQQLEQVYVHCLVAACSPTNTQPGSTCRGQCSSSREKGFPGHPSGSLQGYVLAGPVWIVAPDRR; from the exons atggaggctGTAGGTCACTTGCTACACAG GATCTGGCTGTTTTTCTTACTGTTCTGGCTGGGACAAGGGAGGCAGATGGCTCCCCCAG GTTTTGTAGAGAGCAGTTGCCGCTCCAGAATTTTTTGGATGAAACTGAATAAACTCTTGCTCCAGGGAAAGTTCTTCCAGCTGGAAATCTATG ATCCTCATTCTGGTCCTGTTCTGCTGGATGAGAAATTAGCATCTCGCTGTGGCTATGTCCTGTCAGAGGACGTGTGGGGCAATCCCGTCCTCCGCGCCTCGGTGCTCGGCTGCCACGTGGCCAATGAG GCAGATGAGCTGTTTTCACTGACTGTGAACATCAAGGTCTCCTCATTTTCAAGCATGAGGGCAGCTGTCACTTACACCTACCCTATGTACTGCTCCTATGCATCCTGGGCTTCAAGAGAAATTGTGTGCGAAGAAAACTACATGGAG gtgtcagTGAAGACTGATGTCCCAGCAGTTTCAAATGACTACACCGTAGCGTGGATGTCAGCGCTGCCAGAG ACTCAAAATGTTGCATACCAGCAATGGCATCTGATGTTTGTTTCTCCATCAGGGAGAAAGAGAATAACAGTAAGTGACGCAGTAAAACTGGGCTACAGCTTCAATAACAGCCTGTCCCGAGTGTACCTGCGAGCGCCCTACCACAGCAACGAGTCTGATGTCAGCGTG GTCAGTGGTGTAAATATGAACATGATCACTTCCACTTCCATGTACAGGCAGCGGTGGCTGCTTTTGCTGATTGACACAACTGTCTCCTGTCCTGTTG ATGGCATCAACTTCACCGATACCACGATAACATGGACTGTGCCAAGAGTTATCCCCACACTAGTGGTCCAGGAATCAACTTTTCTGTCTAAAAGCGTTGTAATGGGAGTGGATGATCAAGTCATAGTGAATCCAGAAGAGATGAACTACTTACTGGAGCACAATGAAACACACATCAGAATAACCATCCCTACTGGAGCAGAAGGAGGCAAGCTGGAG AGCTCCATATCTGGTGGTGTATATGGAGTCATTTACTGCATTAACCTGTTTCTGGAGCACACATGGACGGATGCAGATTGGCAAACCACGAAGTATACAATCATCAAATCCATCACCACACCTTTCATGCCACAAATACCAACTGTCATCAACA atacTGTGCCAGAGGAACGGCTATTTAATGTTGCATTTGGACACTTTCTTCCCGATGTCTCTCTGGTGGCAATCACAGTAGGAAATGTGCCATTTTCCCTGAGGGAAGCACTGCACCACGGCTTCAAGATTTATGAAACTCCCTTTTCTAATGGAACAAAATCATTTATCCTGGAAGTCTCTTTTGATGATCCATATGTTCTGAAAGAG tATGTGAatagaaatgaaacaaaatacacCCTTCTGGTCAACTACACCCTTACTGTGGGTGCAGAGATGACACTCTACTATCATTCAGCAGAGGTGGAGTGTGTGATTGCTGATATTG AAGTACCAGAAGCAGTTGGCTCCTGTGATGAAGAAAACCTGTATCTAACCCTGCCCACTTTTGGCTTGCACCAGTACTGGGACCTGTACCTTGGCACCAATCTCCTGAACCGGCACCTTGCCCTCACCAATGGGTACTTTGCAGCGACCAATTCCACACACCTGATCCTGCAAATACCTCTGTTTGCTGGGGGACTCATCTATGAG GAAGTGTCCTTTCAGAAAATTAAAGCAAGGTTTGATGTTGCCCTAAGGAAACTGAGAACTATGGAGACCTTACAGATGTTCTCCATTAGCTGCAGTTTTAATTCTTCAGCATTTATAA TATGCCACCCAAATGGTACCATAATGGTATCTGCCCAAATGAAGACAGTTCCTGCCATTGACATGAGTAAAACCAAGCTAAGGGACAGCTCCTGCAAGCCTAGAGAGTATAATGAAGCCCATGCCTTCTTCAAGTTCCATGTCACTACCTGTGGCACTTCAGTAAGG TTTGAAGGTGACCACATTATTTATGAGAATGAAATCTCTTATGAGAAAGAGACTCTTCCAGGACAGAGCATACCAACAATCACAAGAGATCCAGACTACAG ACTAACAGTCTTGTGCTACTACCAAGCAAAAGAGACCCTAGTGCTCGGTGCCTTCTCCAGGGACCCGGCCACATCTCCTCCCTTTGGCTCTGGGACAATGTTTCCACGTTCAAATACTGCAG cttaCAGAAGGGTAAGACAAGCTCTGAATGTAGTTTCAAGAGTGTCCAAAG ATGAATCCTTCATGGAGTTCTATGGGCCCAGCATGGCAATACTCAAACAACCCATGGAGCCTGTGTTTCTTGAGGTGGAGCTGAAGGACGAGAGCCTCAATGTCGAGTTATATCTGGAAAACTGTTGGGTAGCCACATCTCCAGACTTCAACAGCACCCCAAGATGGAACATCACTGTGGATGG GTGTGAGATCAATGGCAGTGAGTTTGCTGCAGAGTTCTGCCCAGTACCTGTTAGCCCCAGGGTGAGACACCCTTCTCACTTTAAAAGGCTGGCAGTAAGGATCCTGGCACAGCAACTGGAACAG gTGTATGTGCACTGCTTGGTGGCAGCATGCTCTCCTACCAACACACAACCCGGCAGCACCTGCAGAGGCCAGTGCAGCTCAAGCAGGGAGAAGG GCTTTCCAGGTCACCCTTCTGGCAGTCTCCAGGGCTACGTACTTGCTGGACCAGTATGGATTGTTGCTCCAGATCGAAGATGA